gccaaaaatgtttCTGTAGCTTCTGTGTGCTTCGAACTAACATGATAACTTTAATGTACTTTAAAGCAAACCAAAAtattcttatttatttaaatatctactgtacaaaatacatttctttttgTATGCTCTCAAAAAAGACATAAACACCTTCACACTGTTACATAAACTAAATGACTCAACAAAGCATAAAGAGGGAATTATTCATATTAATCTGTAAAGTTGACTCGGGTTCAATATGAAGATGCATTATCCTCCAGGGACACGCTGTTTATGTTTCATGGGTTTAGTCTGTTATCCATGGATTACTTCATATTTCAATTCATAAAAATGATTCATCTTTTTAATCTACAGGTAGACAATGTGAACTCTCCCACGCTTTATTGTTTTATTGGGCCACAAAATCAATTCGGTTGTGGCTATAAATGAGTCATCTTGTTTCGTTAAACCTGAAACTAATCACATACACATTTAAACACATCCTTGCACCTGCAGTCTGTTTAAATAGACCTGAAGTAGACAAAGCACACAAGGGTGTTTCGTAGACTGCCTACAGAAACCTATTAAAATAGGCAACAGGAAGGAGTGGAGTGAGACGGGGAGACCATGACACTGCAGTCAGAGCTCTCGTGTCACTGCGGTTCACAGTTTTTGGAGCAGTGAAGCTGAACAGAAAAGACAGATGGTGGCTCGGGGCAGGAAGAGCAAACTCAATATTCTACACCTGTTGACTCAAAGCAACAGTAATGTCCTCATTTACTATACATGATGAATTAATTAATGCCGTTCGTTTCATTGTGTGTCAGACACATCATCACGTTTTTGTCACGTTATACTGAGATTGTGTATGATTTTAAAGATGTGTCACCTATGTGTTACATTTGAAACTGTCCAACTGTTAAGTGTTTACCATAACTTTGGGTGtgttaaaaagaaaatgtattagCATTAACTTGCTTGGATTGTGcaaccctggaccacaaaaccttaAGTCGCAACGGTTGTAgtaatagccaacaatacattataTGGATCAAAATTATCTatattttatgccaaaaatcattaggatattacgTAAAGATGTAAAGGTCACatttcatgaagatattttgtgattcgtaaatatatcaaaatggTATTTGTCAATAGTTATATGtgttaaggacttcatttggattttctcaatatttttattttcatcctcggattccagattttcaaatagttgtatcttggtcaaatattgtcctatcctaacaaaccatacatcaatagaaATCTTATTTATACGGTGTATACATCTAAATAAAATTATGACccttatgattggttttgtgATCCAGGGTTACATATATTCAGTATACTTTATATATTAATTTGATAACACTTTACAAGAAGGCAGtattaatgcattagctaacaataaacaattatattattgacattaactaacattgaCAAATAAAGGCTGAAAAACTGTAGTATTGGTGACTATTACTTAATGTTAATAATTAAGTactaatattaacaaatacaagcttattgttacctttaattttaatatgattTTGAAATATTATCTTTAAGTTGTATTTTAAACCTGAAAACAAATGTTGTTGTCTTAcagaaaagttttattttatcatttgcCTTTGCTCACTGACATTATTTTCACCTGCAATGCGATCAAACAAGCACTGAAGTAAACTgacagtaaatataaaaataatgcataatCCATAAACAGTGCAAGCCACAACTTAGCTATTCAAGATCCACATACTGTATGAAAAAACGAAGTTTATCCTTTAAAAACAGGTCCAAATTTGGACAGCAGAGGGAGATGTTTTGCAATACTTAATGTTTTGTGTCACGTTATCTAATATCAGGGATATTTTGTTggttttctgttttaataaagcaGTTAGTCATCTGGgttaaatgggacatttcacaagatttttttaagatgtcaaataaatctttggtgtcctaaGGAAAACCCCactgttttcaatattttactacgttcttacttcaacttagacaaattaatacatacctatctttattcaatgcgtgcacttaatctttgtatagcacgttgtgaatgtgttagcatttagcctagacccattcattccttagttTTAGCttaagttttatctcaaaataccataaagataattttttataacatgttaaaattgccactttgtaggtgtgagcaaatatgTGACATTTTTGCGCGTGTcccttaaaatgcaaatgagctgatctctgcactaaatggcagtgctgtggttggatagtgcagattaaggggtggtattattataaaaagatccccttctgacatcacaaggggagccaaataacctattttttccacatgcttgcagagtaCCAATACTAAGTTACTGTTTTTTTCttcttcacattttctaggttgatagaagcacttaggacccaataatagcactaaaacatggaaaaagacagatttttatgatatgtcccttttaaaGGACCATCAGAGTGTAACAGTCGTGAGCTGTGGGAATTTCAGTCCACTTGAGCAAACACGTTTACATGAAGATCTGTATGCATTTGGATTGGttacaaaaataacaaacaaataatACAATGTTAGAGGTAAACTTGCACCACATTCGGTtaattgtgaccctgtctgtgaaaagcCAGCTAAAGTGTTTATTGTGCTTTACTGCACATAAAATCCTccaagaacattctgtaaaaatataaacatgataTCTTTATTATTGACTAAGGCatgcatgtcaaagattaaaatgattgtgaaattaaactttgatgctccaaaactttagcctggatttcacagacagggtcacattttttgTTATGGTTAATTTAGTTAAACCTGCTTGTCAGAACTGCGCCTTTGTAAAGTTTAATTAAAACACAACCATGCTTTGTCCACAAGTGACCTGCAAGAACAGTGATTGAAGAATACTTTTATTAGACCTGAGGATTATTCTGCTTGGGTGCTTTGCAATAAATTGGATCTTGAAAATAACTCATACCGGGAAATGTCTTAGCTGAGGCGGTTCAGCCACGCGGGGAACGACAGGCACTCCTTGACATATTGTATCAGATCAGCCTGACATAAAAGTTGCAATGAGGTATGGTACATCTCGAAAAATCACCCTATATCTCTAACACACAGTAGGGGGAAGTGAACACGATATCGTCACATCGTTGTTACTGCTATGAGAGATTACTCGTTCTAGGATCACATGAAAATACCTTAAGGAATAAAAGGAAGAAATCACTGCGTACAAAGCTAAAATAGTAATACTTTATTGTAATCACACATCTATGAGACTTGAAAAAAACCTATATGAGTCGACATGAGAACTCAAAAGTGCTGTACACTAACACAAACTGTTAAAGGCACGTTGAACTTAACTCAAGATAAAAACTACTTGTTCAAATTGACAGTTTCATAACATGCTTGTCGAACCTACAAAAAAACTGTTGACACAAAACTTCAGACATGAACTCATTCATGCAGCATCACTTGCATCATAACAGATCATTAACTTATAGACAACCACCAGGCCCACAGATTACACAAGTTATACGGACAAATAGATATAACTGTTTTAGCCCTTCACAAATGTTAAAACGTTTCTACCCCTTTTATAagagttgaaaatatattatttacacATTATGCTAATCTGTAAATGACAAATCTGTTAACAGGGGTTTTGTACAAGAATATTCTTAAAGATGAGTTATCTGTACATTCAGGTTGGATAGGTAAAGCTCTATATGTGAATGCAGGAAATTTCTCATTCGATGTGTCTTTTCAAGTGATTATTTAAGGCACTTTCAGTGTCATTTTATCAGCCTCTTTATAATAGTTCAATGATTAACAATGAATATTGATAATGGAAAAGAGGATCCTATTCATTGTCATTATTTAACAGTATATATGTTCAGCATACCATAGATGGTTTGGTTTTTGTGACATAATCATAATGATGAATTAAGGTTGCTCATCTTATGTTGTTTCACAATGAGGTATTTAACATTTTGACACAAGAATTACATTCTTATTTCAGATTAGTGTTTTGTCAagtaagttatgtcaacttatcccaggtcaaaacttaaaagggtaggttgaattgacttgcaaagttgtttaacttcatgctgcattttttacagtttcaaaacttttcacaaaatcAGTAAATGTTGCCAACTTGAAGCTTATTTCTGTCAGTAGGGTTACAACAGGAATGAATTGGATTAATTTAGTATGCAGGGGCAACAACCAAATATGACtttatgtatttataaaaatcaaacaaaacacaataaaaagccctaaaatactttattcacactgtaaaaagttgaattaactttaaaaatgaCTTCAATTGGTAAAACCTAAGTCACTGTATatgtttaagtgaaaaatttCAGTTgagaaaacatacattttttaggtgttaccaattgaagaaTTGTTTAACTTTTCACTTTTACAGTGCAAGTCAAAGAACAATCATAATCGGTCTGTTGCAAAACCTAATatgttgtattgtttttaagaaaacctCCTTACTTTAAACATAGCCACGAAAATAGCTGTTAACTCACCATTATTCCTTTATAGACTGACATTATCGTGTTGCTAGATTAACAATGCAATACTGTAAAACTATCATCATACCTTTTAGTGTTAAATGTCATATATTAATAACCATTTCTTTTGACTCATCCATCATTTCGAATGAATTTTATTTTATCAAAGTTCACCACACTGCCTTCTGGGATTGGCATTTCTGTGATGGACACATGCAATGTTTTCTATATTTATCTAGAAATGGCCAAAATTGAAGGTACATGGGAACAAGAATTAATAGCAATAATGTTAAAATGTTGTCTGGGCAGAATGTAGTAGGTTTTGCAACAAATCTTTAataaatagttcacccaaaaaaatgtatttctgtcattgtttactcaccCAAAAGTTGATCCAAActtgtatatatttctttgttctgctgaacacaaatgaagatattttgaagaatgtttgtactCAAGCAGATctgggcaccattgactttcacagtaaaataaattatatatggaagtcaatggtgcccgagatctgtttgattaacatttttcaaaataccTTCATTTATGTTCAACAGAACAAAGATATACAGGTTTGGAAGAACTCAAGGATAGGCAAACGAAGACAGAGGTGAACAATCCTCCTTACATTTCCTTCCTCATCTCTATGTAAATTTCCTTTTCAAAAGAAAAGCCCACTGGGAACCAGAGAGATTATTTCtacatgtaaacaaaacaaaaaatgcaaGCACATGGGTAAGAtattataaacaacaacaacaacaacaacaaataaatatactgtaaacCTAACTAGATTTGATTTCATTTTAGATTTTGGTAACAGTTTTATATTCTTTAACATCTAATTTGAATATTCAGTATTCTGCCATTTTGCTGTAATCATCATTGGAAGGTCTTGAATAAttaaaagcttttaataagCTTTCTCTAATTGGCCTTGTAGTTCCATTGTGAGCTTGAGTCAGCGAAATGATGTTTACATGATGAGGACAAAGATCTTAAATTAGCAGTATCTAACTAACAAACGCTTTTGGCACTGAAGTGAAGAAAACACAGCAACACAACAGCTTCTTTTCAGACATTGACACCAAGGAAAACAACTACAgttatttacagtaaataacatGCTCATCATCGCTTAAATACACAAGAACAGTCAGAATAAGCTGTCCAGAAGGATCTCCTTGTAGTAAAATATTCAGAAAGATTGTTTTAGGACACCCAGAAGAAATGTGCTTCGAAAAGTAGTCGCTGGTTAAATGAATGGTACAGTATACTAATACGTTAATAAATTACATATGTAACGTTTTATCATTGTTCTTGAATACTAAATCTTTCCTTTAAACAGCGCACTTAAATACTTTTTGTGTGAAAGTCCCTCATAGCAGATAGGGACTGTTTAAAGGAAAGttcaaacaaaatgaaaattagtCTAGATTTTATTCATCCTTAAGCCATGTGAATGACTTTCTTTAAGCCAAACTCTTTCTTTTGGTTCTTTTCAGCTTATAATAGCATCAAATAGTGCCCCAATTTTAAAGCACCAAAAAGCGCATCcatctatcaaaaactaatccaTAATGTCTTCTGAAGGAGGTGAAGTGATGGGCCTTTGTAAGAAAGCATTTCAATCTTTATAAACTATGTCTGTGTGTACACAAAGGGTTGAGGTCGGGTGAAAGACTGACCTCTGACCCAACATTACAAAAACCCATTGCTTCACATCAGAAAACATTTAATAACCCCATGGCCTTTTTTGAAGCtctaaaaatggggcactatgcCATTATAAAGCCAAAAAAAGAATAGTATTTAATATAACGGctgaaagaagaaagtcatatacaGCTAGGATGGCTTGAGTAAAACATaggcacatttttattttggggtgaattACCCCTTTAAGGGAAACATTTAACATTGCACATCCCAGCAACAACTTTCAGGCCAAAGTCTCCTAAAACAACATAACATCCTTAGATGCTGGTCTGAAGGTCTCCATTGAGCAGCGCAGCGTTATGCGTCTCCGACATGATGTCGTTGACCATTCGTGTCCTGTCCTGTCGACTGTCGCTGCGATCGATCTCGTCCAAGCCACTGACTCTTTTCAGACACAGGACGTTTTGGAAACTCTTCTTAAAGTTGTCCGACAGAAAAGCGTAGAGGATCGGATTGGCGCAGCTGTTCGCGTAACCCAGAACCACCACGAAGTCAAAAGTGCTCTTTAGCACAGGTGTAGACGGCACAGTTCCGGTCACAGAGGTCACGTTGAAAACATAGAAGGGTAACCAGCAGAGCACAAACACCACGACCACTATAGACACCATGCGCGTGACTTTCCTCTCAGACCGCTTTCTTTTGGTGGAACCCACCCGCATGCCCGAAGACTTCACCTTGATGACTATGAGCAGGTAGCACAGGCAGATGATTATCAGGGGCAGGAAAAAGCCCAAGAAAAACGTATAGAAgatgaaagcggtgtagtaggTGTTCTGCGGCTCCGGCCACAACATGGTGCATGTCTGCCCCTCGTTCTTTTTAGTGTTCACGCCGCTGTAGATCATAATCGGTAGGTTGACCAACAGAGACACGCCCCACATGGCCAGGCTTATAGCCTTGGCCACACGTGGCTTTCGCCATTTGGTGGATTTTATCGGATGCACCACGGCCAGGTAGCGATCGAAGCTCATGACTGTTAGA
The Paramisgurnus dabryanus chromosome 1, PD_genome_1.1, whole genome shotgun sequence genome window above contains:
- the sstr2a gene encoding somatostatin receptor type 2; amino-acid sequence: METWTFMPISNLSLSEPLLNNSFSPGNESDFGLEMYPHNGSHPDFDPTSSVVITFVYFVVCAVGLCGNALVIYVILRYAKMKTVTNIYILNLAVADVLCMLSLPFIAIQLALLHWPFGSAICRVILTVDSMNQFTSIFLLTVMSFDRYLAVVHPIKSTKWRKPRVAKAISLAMWGVSLLVNLPIMIYSGVNTKKNEGQTCTMLWPEPQNTYYTAFIFYTFFLGFFLPLIIICLCYLLIVIKVKSSGMRVGSTKRKRSERKVTRMVSIVVVVFVLCWLPFYVFNVTSVTGTVPSTPVLKSTFDFVVVLGYANSCANPILYAFLSDNFKKSFQNVLCLKRVSGLDEIDRSDSRQDRTRMVNDIMSETHNAALLNGDLQTSI